One Synechococcales cyanobacterium T60_A2020_003 DNA window includes the following coding sequences:
- a CDS encoding Stp1/IreP family PP2C-type Ser/Thr phosphatase, with amino-acid sequence MKRVFSGLTDPGLVRSVNQDSYYLDPEGRFFIVADGMGGHAGGQEASRIATDEIRTYLDSHWERSSASPQILEAAILAANRAILQDQASHPERGDMGTTVVVVMFRESQSWCAHIGDSRLYRLRGAKLQQITEDHTWVSRALKAGEITPAQARIHPWRHILWKCLGREDIRHVDVQAFDVQGSDRLLLCSDGLTEELSDLLISHHLKTIRACDKAAATLVNAAKDKGGRDNITVVIVANLPPNSTDEDSE; translated from the coding sequence ATGAAACGGGTGTTTTCGGGTCTCACTGATCCTGGATTAGTCCGCTCTGTCAACCAGGACTCCTATTACCTTGATCCGGAAGGACGCTTCTTCATTGTGGCGGATGGCATGGGCGGTCATGCCGGAGGACAGGAAGCAAGCCGCATTGCCACCGATGAAATCCGTACCTATCTAGATAGCCATTGGGAGCGCAGTTCGGCCTCGCCCCAGATTTTGGAGGCGGCGATCTTGGCCGCAAATCGCGCTATTTTGCAGGATCAGGCCAGCCATCCTGAGCGGGGAGACATGGGCACAACGGTCGTTGTGGTAATGTTTCGGGAAAGCCAGTCTTGGTGCGCCCACATTGGGGATTCGCGGCTGTATCGCCTGCGAGGCGCAAAGCTTCAGCAAATTACCGAAGACCACACCTGGGTATCGCGGGCACTGAAGGCTGGGGAGATTACGCCCGCCCAGGCCCGGATTCATCCGTGGCGGCATATTTTGTGGAAATGCCTGGGACGGGAAGACATCCGCCATGTGGACGTGCAGGCTTTTGACGTGCAGGGAAGCGATCGCCTGTTGTTGTGTAGTGATGGGTTGACGGAAGAACTATCAGACTTATTGATTTCGCATCATCTGAAAACCATTCGAGCCTGCGATAAGGCCGCCGCCACCCTCGTCAATGCTGCGAAAGATAAAGGTGGACGAGATAATATTACAGTTGTTATCGTTGCTAATCTTCCCCCCAACAGTACCGATGAAGACAGCGAATAG